The Peromyscus leucopus breed LL Stock chromosome 4, UCI_PerLeu_2.1, whole genome shotgun sequence genome segment aagcagttcaagctacacaattttcttgccatgcagagggcctagtccagtcccatgcaggctccacagccattgatcaactttcatgagttcctactagtttggtttggtcgactctgcaggtttccccatcatgatcctgatgcacttgctcatagaatccttcttctctctctttgactggactcctggagctctgtctggtgtttggctgtggatctctgcatctgcttccatcagtccttggagaaaagctctgtgatgatagttagggtatccACCGGTCTGAtcactggagtaagccagttcagttcaggcaccctctccactatttcttgTAGTccaatctggggtcatccttgggaattTTTTGGCAAATTACTTAGCACCAGATCTCTCTATATCCTCTTgatctctccctctaccatggtatctctttcattgctttcccactccattcctgttccagctcaaccatcccattcccttattttctcatcccctatcccttaccctccattgcccacccctcctccccagtttactcatggagatcatctattttctcttcccagggtgatccatgtgtccctctttgagTCTTCCTTTTTAGCTAGGTTCTCCgaagttgtgggttgttgtctggttatcctttgctttacacctagtatccacttatgagtgggtacatagcatgtttgtccttctgagtcttctTCAAGTGTAGGAATATATAGTTTCATTTATATTAGttaatgtattcatatatttacaCAGTTCTCAGGATTTTATTGCAAATAATGCCAACACAAGTATTCATATTCAACCCATAAGAAGATAATAGTATTCATTTTATATGAGAAAATTAATACATAAATTCATCCTTAGCAAACTAAAATATCCAGCAATTATAATTCAATAAATCATAGTGTTTGGCAtatgtttaactttttaagtCATTCTCAAATTTATTTCAATATCAGTATAATGTTTACATGTAGATCTCCATAAGAATTCTAAAAGTTTTCTACTATCTATGAGTATTACttgtaagattttaaattttgaaacagtAATTATTATTCAGGTATGTTGTAATATTTGAGTTTGGATTTAGTTGtaatttttcttaattgctgtagatgttaaaaaaatttaaagacagcaTGGCTTTGATACTATATCCAGAAGCACACACTGGAAATaagacagtatcttcaaaaaATGATGCTAATTAAACTGGATGACTTCACTAGAGGAATCCAAAGAGATCCATGCTCATCAACCTGCAAAgaattcaactccaaatggatcaataacctcaacataaaaccagatacactgagcaTAATAGAAGCAAAAACAGTGAATGGTCTTGAATacattgacacaggaaaagactttctgaactgaACACTTTTAGCACAGGCACTATgatcaacaataaataaatgggacctcatgaaattgagaagcttctacACAGAAAGATATAGTCAGTCAGACAacgtggcagcccacagaatgaaAGAAGATTTTATCCAACTTTACATCTCATAGGAGAATAATATAAAGAAGTTGATAAACTAGATATCAAATTCAAATAATTCAGTTAAAAATGGAGTGCAGATCTAAgtggaattctcaaaagaggaaagacaaatgactgagaaacacttggagaaatattcaacatccctagccatcaaagaaatgcaatCCAAAacgactttgagattccatcttacatctgttaGAATGACTTAGACCAATAAagcaagtgacaactcatgcagGCAAATATgtagaataaggggaacactcctccattgctgatggaagtgcaaacttgtacagctactatgtAAATCAGTaagttcctcaggaagataggAACAGGGTTATCTCAAGATCAAGCTATACCAACCCTTGTGCAAATACCCAAAGTAAGCTTCATTCTACCATTTTCACTGTCACTCTATTTACAAaaaccagaaaatgaaaaaaaacctatgtttccctcaacagaaaaaaaaatggatttaaaaaaaatgtggtacatttacacaatggatcaTTACTCAGCCATAGAAAACATGATGTCATGAAATGTAAAGGCAAATTAATGGAACTGGAAATAATTATTATGATTATGGTAACCcagccccagaaagacaaatatgttatggTTACATGTGGATGTTAtccattaagtaaatgatgacCAGATTACAATCCATAGACCTAGAAATATTAAGTATAGAGAATATACAGGAAGGAAATCAGAGGGAAGTAACTCAAAGGGACATATTGTGCACCCtggaatgagagaaaaatatattttatgggtgGACTCTGGAAAGAGAGCACTGGAATAGGAGGATCATGTGGGGGTAGGGACAATATAGTCAGAGACAGCTAGAACTAAGGGTTATTAGGGGTTGTATGGAAGTAGAAGCTTTCTgaaatatatgaaggcaatccaAATGATGTTTCCAAATGACAAGGGATATAGTGTTCTAACTGGCTGTCTTTTGTCATCAAACAACAGTACTGGAACTAGGTTACATTCATTTGATTGTTAGCCAAAAGGATCCTATGGAAATCCCCAACAATGCAGACTGTTGCtacaataggttgctctccacaaactgacaccaaggccccattgctgaagacaacactcactgaacacagaaagGTCAagttggtgcctacatagaaTCTTTACCCCTATGTTCTGGTatctttggtatgggaaggtactcagtaggctaccaaaagagaaatatatacactaacccagtcacaaaacctttgatgtACAATGGTGtcttgcctacaagatatgctaggctaatggtggcacaaagcctgTGGGACTAACCATCCAGTATGGAGTAGACCAACTCCATGAAATGGAATACATATTCAATGCTTCTTTGGTAGCAAAGAACCAGAGAATAGATAGTCCAAGGACGTAGGGTAAATCAAATATTAattgtcttaaagaaaaaatattgataaaatgactcctagatATATTATGCTACATGCATAATCAGTGTcttgcttagccatcatcagagaaccttcctcCTTCAGCAGAGGTAAAGAAATACAGAGGCCTATAAGACATTactcacagaaagaaagagagagaccgaCAGGCAGACAGGCCTTGGAACACTCAatactaaatgggatgtctctatcaaatcctttTCCTCAGAGCTCAGGTAACTCCATgcaagaagaggcagaaagagtataagagccagtgggaatGGAGGACACGGGGAGAACTAGGCCCTCAAAAttaactgagcaaagctcatatgaacttgCAGAGAATAAAGCAGAAACCACAGGGCCTTCAAAgatcttctgcatatatattatagctttcagtttagtgtttttatggaacaTGTAAGTATCTAAacaattatgtttttaatgttcttttgcCTTCTCATGGGCTTTTTTGCATCTGCTGGTTTGCCTTATCCAACCTCATTGTGAcattttttgttttaccttattctattttatttcattatttttgtttgttttatctcttagtattcttctctttttctaatGAAGGACAGATGATGAGAGGGGAGGTTGGGTGGAACTGGGATGAGCAGAGGCACAGGAAACAGCAACCAGGATATACTGTAAGAgataagaatctattttcaataaagtaagaaaaaaagcattttccATGTGCTAATATTTATTTGCATTGattaagtttttgtttaaaatgtgatCATCCCTACTAGgactgcttctttctttttttcctctaattttctttcttcttttcattttcagtatCTTTACTTAATTAAAATTCAATTATGTAATTGGCCCCCAGTTCCCTTTCAGATTCATGGCATCTTATTCTCTCATTTATATATGCAAGtaatttcatttatgtatgtgcaaataaatatataaatgcaaccttcTTAGTCAATTTAGTGTTGATTGTATGTGTACTTTTTAGCactgaccacttgatattggataaAGATGTAGGGAGCTTATTTCTAGGGAGAACTTTTGCTCCTTCCCTCCTTAATTGCCTCTAAGCTTTTCCACTAGTGATGGGGCTTAGTGAGATTTCCTCTATTCAAAGTGGTATGCTAATTGCTGTTGGCATTTGGCTatgtgtggctttctgtaattgtCCTTTTCTGGTGCAAAAGCAACTTCTTTGATGAGTAGAAAGAATTGCACTTGTAACAGTATGAGCATAAATACTGAGAATCATGTTAATAATTATACTATTTTAGAAAAATGACATTATTAGTTTCTCCCCTGAGATCTGTGATTTCACCAACTATGGGTGGTAGACTAGGTTTCAAGttccaggcatgatttctctatTGTTTAGAGAAATTAAGTCCAATCAAACAACCCTTAGTTGAGGcaaggtatgagtgccactattACACTACTACAGTGCTGTGAGGGACTAAGTAAGGATCTCAGCCAGGCAAGATTTTGGATGATTTTCTTCCTTGGCAGATGGAATAGCAGATTCTGGTAATATAAAATCTTGTCCTTAGGAGGAGGCTTTATGTCAGATCCAGCTCTAATTTTCCAAGTTTAGATAGAGTTATCTCAACCTGTGAAAGGAAACTAAGGGCAAAGCAATAGCTTATATTGCCTTGAATACATTTTGGACTCTCCTGATCAACAACAcaaatggagttttctttcatgtatgatatatataaaaaaaaaaaaaaaatatatatatatatatatatatatatatatatatatatcagatgtAAATTTAGGCAAATATAAAATAAGGTACTttgtgtggggcatttacccaccacccccacagttccccagagttttcttgagtgcgagcagcagaaaatattagatagaaagatttatagcagagaatcttgcagagataaacagatagaaaataaaggatagcctcaagagggcctggaacctattccaacgggccttGACAGACCTGTCagggcccagggtttttatagagacaccaaggggtggagcaaaagacctcctcccccagcacagccaagtgcagaccatctcagacacctgcactcaggcccgtggtcctgatcatcctctatccgaacctgctgggtaaaaccacaaggaacccgagaatgggctcccacaactTTGTAATTTTTCAGACATTCATAATGTTATTTATGCCTACtccctttctattttcttctgtATTGACCATCTTCCCTATAATagtcagaaaaacagaacttATAGCATGtgtaatatgtgtatataaaggggatttattagaatggcttataggGTAGGATCCTGCTACTCCAACAATGACTATCTAACAACAAAAGTTCCTAGAactcagtagttgttcagtccatagAACATTCAAAACTGACACCAAAAGCCTTTTATAATAGAATTCTCTTTATATCTGATGTTATAAGCAAATACAATAGAAggaatgagaatttttttttcatttttctttattaagaaattttctactcattatATATACCACctacagatcccacctcctccctcctcccatcccaagCCCTCTCTCTCAAGCtaacccacatccccacatctcccaaatcaaggtctcccatggggagccagccgagcccagcacactgagcctaggtaggtccaagccccttcccattacaccaaggctgcgcaaggcatcacaccacaggcacccaATTCCCAAAAggctgcccatgcaccagggatggatcctgatccccctgcctgggtgccccccattTTCATGGagaggtagaattaacatagtaaaaatggcaatcttaccaaaagcaatctacatattcaatgcaatccccatcaaaatcccaacacaattcttcacagatgtgaaaagaataatacttaactttatatgtaaaaacaaaaaaactagtatacctaaaagaatcctgtataatcaagcaacttctggaggcattgtgatccctgacctcaagctctactataaagctattgTAATAAAAGcatcttggtactggcataaaaaccaacacatggaccaatggaattgaattgaagacccttaTGTGACATTAAtgtgacattaatccacatacctatgaacatatgatttttgacaaaggagccaaaacagtaccatgggaaaaagaaagcatcttcaccaaatggtgccggcataactagatgtcaacatgcagaagattgcaaatagattcatatctgtcaccatgcacaaaactccagtccaagtgaatcaaaccCTCAACCTAAATCCAGTTAaattgaacttgatagaagaggaagtaggaagtattcttgaactcattggcacaggagaccacttcctaaatataacaccagtagcacaaacactgagagcaacaattaaaaaataggacctcctgaaactgagaaaaattTTTACAGCTTGCTAAAAACTGAATGCAAATTAGAGTGTAGTGCCTACTGAAGTTATATGATTCATATTGAAGTAATGAATGTTCTGGAAGTACAGAGAAGTAGGAAGAACTTAAGAAATGTAAAATCCAACCCAGTTCTTACTTTCAAAATGCTGAGAATTTTATTACATGTGAGTTAAACTTCAAAACTATACCATTGGAAGTTAATATTAATCTGATAAAATAGGATAATagttcaaaaattaaataaaaattggaagGATACTAATCATATTTAAATAGAGAAAACGTTAAGTTCAATTAATTTCAGGTTGGAATACAGATATTATTCTACAGTACATATTATGTTTGaattaattatcttttaaagtgtaaaataaaattttagttccCATCCTGACACAGATCAACTAGTTGACTGTCATCAAGACTTAAGCTCAAGCTTTGCCAGATGTTCATGTATTCATTGGGGAAAATACTGAACTAGAAATGTAATTAATTAAGTGTTTTCACAACACCAAAACCTTAGGGAAGTAGCTTCAGAGATTTAAACCCCAAATATTTTAACTCCATGGAAAAAACATCAGCTACCTAGAATTAACCTAAGATTGAACTGTTCATCTCAGGTAGGTTCCTGGGTTTCAATATTGAAAACACAAGGCTAAAAATACTGATCTTCTTGAAAAGAAGTGAGGGCTATATAGATAAATCAGTTTCTTTCTGcttatattaatatattctagagtacaaTTAGATGATAGTTTTTTCTCCAAAGTAGAAGACTTTGAAATCAAATATTAGCATTTGACTCAATTTATCTTAATATGAGTTCAGAATCAACACTCTGATTGTTTGACCATCATTAAAGTATGACAATCAATTGATAGCTTTGCTGGTGTTCTCTGTTGATGTTTCCTTTAACAGATAAGGGAGGTACCACTTTATAAATAACAACATGTGATAATTCAACTTTGCTTCAGCACCATGTAAgtcataaataataattattgagacagaataataaaaaacagtattCAATGTATATCCTACCCTGTTTTCCATTCCCCATATTTCATTTAAGGGTCCTAAAAATGCAATCCgtcacatattaaaatataaacatagataACTCTGAAAATTTTATGTTTCCTCATtctcttttcatatttaaaatgtaattgttgACTTAAGGACTTGACAAATATTAGTGTTAAGTTATAGACTTATCgattttgttttaatatgtatCTTTGTGTGACCAGATTCTAGAGGTTTGTCTCTAGACCACACCTTGGGAAAAGTCACagacaagtgaaaataaaatatattcttacaGGAAAAtctgatttaattattttttatcacaTATTACAAGCTATTTAtcagaataaaatgattttaacttTCATCAACCAGTACCATAGATGTCCATTGCTTTTAGAACTGGCAAATATTCTTTCAACCAATAATGGGTTTAGAGCATCTGAATACTTGTaattaatatttctgtttatgtaaatgttttaaacataaaagaaatatttaactttttattttatagcctAGTATCTCCATGAATGCTGTTTTATCAACATACTTTGAAGATTAAGTAAGATTTCAGTAAATCAAAAATATGTTTGCAAAAGTAGAGGAAGGGAAGgccaaaatattgaaaatataaggAATACACTTTGCACAATGGTATATGGATGTCACATATCATGACAGTGGAATCCTCAAACTATCAGATATATTTTGTTATGATCAGAAGCATAAAGTTCTACTTACAGAGTAACATGACTGAACAGATTTCTgagaatgcattttcttttttagcaatAACTAAGAATGAACTTACCCAAGTttgaaattatcttttaaaatttactcaagaaagaaaaatgggtaGGGGAAATTGCTCCTCTCCAGATGAATTCATTTTCTTGGGAATTACCAATAACCCTGGCACAAATGTAGCCCTGTTCACCACATTCCTACTGGTTTATCTCATTACTCTCCTGGCCAATCTTGGGATGATGATTTTGATTAGAGTGGACTCTCagctccacacacccatgtacttctttctCAGCAACCTCTCCTTCTGTGACCTCTGCTATTCCACAGCAATTGGGCCCAAGATGCTGGTGGATCTCTTAGCTGAGGAGAAATCAATTTCCATGGTTGGTTGTGCTCTGCAGTTCTTGACATTCTGTGTCTTTGCGGATTCTGAGTGTCTTCTGCTGGCGGTGATGGCCTTCGATAGGTACCAGGCCATCAGCAATCCTTTGCTCTACACAGTGAACATGTCTGGCATGGTGTGTTCCATGCTCATGGCAGGGGTTTACCTGGTGGCAACAACAGATGGTTTAATACACACAACCTTGGCATTCCGTTTATGTTTTTGTGGGTCTAATGAGATCAACCACTTCTTTTGTGATTTGCCTCCACTCTACCTCCTCTCCTGTTCAGACATACAAGTCAATGAACTGGCCTTATTTACTGTTTTTGGTTTCATTGAACTGAGCACAATATCAGGAGTCCTCGTCTCTTACTGTTACATCATTTTATCAGTCCTGAAGATCCGTTCTGCTGAGGGGAGGTTCAAAGCTTTCTCCACCTGCACCTCCCATCTAACAACAGTTGCCATTTTCCAAGGAACTATGCTTTTCATGTACTTTCGACCTAGCTCTTCTTATTCCATGGATCAAGACAAAATGACTTCATTGTTCTACACTCTTGTTATTCCTATGCTGAACCCTTTGATTTATAGTCTCAGGAACAAGGATGTGAAAGAG includes the following:
- the LOC114687346 gene encoding olfactory receptor 5W2-like; this translates as MGRGNCSSPDEFIFLGITNNPGTNVALFTTFLLVYLITLLANLGMMILIRVDSQLHTPMYFFLSNLSFCDLCYSTAIGPKMLVDLLAEEKSISMVGCALQFLTFCVFADSECLLLAVMAFDRYQAISNPLLYTVNMSGMVCSMLMAGVYLVATTDGLIHTTLAFRLCFCGSNEINHFFCDLPPLYLLSCSDIQVNELALFTVFGFIELSTISGVLVSYCYIILSVLKIRSAEGRFKAFSTCTSHLTTVAIFQGTMLFMYFRPSSSYSMDQDKMTSLFYTLVIPMLNPLIYSLRNKDVKEALQKLKTKMWL